The genomic interval GAACCTCGATTAGGTCAATTGGGGAGTGAATGGTGTTAGAATGATCCTTGTCTCCGGTGGATTTGATTGATAGTTTCAGAATTTCGATGGGAGTAGCGGAAGTGCAAAATCACatttttggtttttttcttagtatatgtatatatattttaatTAATCTCATCACTGTATGCACTCTTAGTTAATCCACTCAAGTGGGGGATAAGAGGATGGATAATTGACGATGGACATAGTTTGGAGAGCGAGTGTCGAAGTTGTGTCGTATTAATATCCTCTCGGTTTAATCGATTTTTCATcatttaatttaatttaatttaatttaatttaattttaatttaatttaatttatattatatattttttatattttataattttatatttttatattttcCTTTTTGTGCTTCTCTCAGAAACTTCATATCGCGGGGACGTTCTCAGACATAGTGAAAGACAGTGTGGTCTAGGGTGCAGTGCTAATAAGGAGGAATCCAGAAAGACGAATAATGGTCAGATTCGAGTGTAAAAGGTATGGATGAAATCCCCGTAACAAGAGGATTATATCGGTCCAGTTTTTATTGCAACTCGAAACCTCCACAGCTGAGAAAACCCGATATAGCCccaatacttgtagtcaaCACCTGCTCATACTACACTGTGTGTCTccatcacatgaccacaATCCCAACTACGACACGCCGGATACACGGCACTCAATTGACTTTCTACCTGCGTTTCCAACGTGTTATTTGTAGGAGTGCAGGCGTGATGTAATCTGTGGGAGAATCAAGACTGCAGCCATGGGATGGTGAAAGTGGTTGTGTGGATGATGACGGTTTTAAGGAGATATAACGAGAGTGGCTGATCGATTTATGGACTTTTCTGTTCAGATATGGATTATTTTTTCAACTACTCGTCGAATACTATTTCTGTTTTCAACCAATTGTCAACTAACATTTAGAGTTACTTGAGATTGATTCACATTTGTCAGATTATTAATCTCCGATAAACGCCCCTCAATACCGCTCTCAAGTGTCTGAAAGTTGAATCATTCGTATCTAAACGCCCCCATTATCGCTTGTAAGTGTCTGCTAGTTGTTTCATCGTACCAAAACTCCGTCGCGACGACAATTCCACTGAACAAACCCTCATAGCTTTATGAACCGCGCTGAACCTAGACTCGATTCAGCCGATAACCGCTGGGTCAAAAGTGCGAATATAGAGAAATAAATGACACTATTGTAATTACCGCACTCTTAGCATTCACATGACCTATCAAACTATAACAAAAACTTACCGTTTAATATCTCCAACACCATTACTAATACCTGTCTTAAGTCCGCTACTCAAACGCAAATTTATCCGCAGCGGTGATAAGCGGGACGGCCGAATGTCTTCAACTTTTGCTGCAGTGGAGCAATTGGAATTCTGAGAAAATATTTCGAATCAGCGTGCTTATTAGAATAATTTGACACTTTCCAACTCCCAGAAAGAGGCATTTCTGCCCCAGAAAAGTCCCTCACCAATTACTAACTGCGTTTGCATCCCACTGCGCTATCTCGGATCCACGTTCCTGAATAGGCAGTGCGTATTGGACTAGTGTGAAGGGCGATATTTGGAGATTGTTGGCGCGGAGGACGCAGAGGATCATGTGACCTGGCACCAAAACActttatcacgtgacacgcTTCCCCCGCCTCCGGGTCGGACAAGACGCTCGTTTCTTCTCCGGTCCGAAAAATGGACTCTCCAGATCTCGCTTAATTATTCGCCCAGGTTCCATCTTTTGCCCCGCTTGAAATATGCAAAATAAAGTTCAGAAACTTTAAACATTGAACTTTATCCCGAACTCTAAATATATGCCATATATACGGTGTCTGGGGGACTGTATCGGTCCCATCAACCAATTGCTCAACatgtccatctccatttcGCTGCCCAACGGAAACAAGTACGAACAGCCCACGGGCATTTTCATCAACAACGAGTGGTCCGAGGCCTCCGACAAGGGTACCATTCCCGTCTACAACCCGTCGACCGGCGACGAGGTGGTGCAGGTGGCGGCTGCTACTGCTGAGGACGTGGATCGGGCAGTAGTTGCTGCTCGAAAGGCGTTCCAGAGCTGGCGAGATGTCCCCGGTGAGGAGCGTGCCAAGTTGCTGGACAACTTCATCAATCTGGTGTCCAAGAACCTCGACACGGTGGCTGCCATCGAGGCTCTCGATTCCGGCAAGCCTCTTCAGCTCAATGCTCGGGGTGACATCGCCGGCGGCCTGGccgtctacaagtactacgCAGGGTGGGCGGACAAGGTGTTTGGTAAGACCATtgtcaacaccaccaagaagctggcGTACACTCTTCACGAGCCCCATGGAGTGTGTGGTCAGATCATTCCCTGGAACTATCCGTTTCTGATGGCCGCGTGGAAGATTGCGCCTGCAATTGCGGCTGGCAacgtggtggtgatgaagcTCGCGGAAAACACCCCTCTGTCGATGCTGTATCTGTGCAATCtgttcaaggaggccgGGTTCCCTCCCGGAGTGATCAACATCTTCACTGGCCACGGCGCCAAGGCTGGCTCGCGACTGGCTGAGCACCCGGATGTCGACAAGATTGCCTTCACCGGCTCCACCGCCACCGGCCGAATCATCATGAAGCTGGCCGCTaccaacctcaaggccatCACTCTGGAATGTGGAGGCAAGTCGCCCATGATTGTTCTGGGAGATGCCGATCTCGACCAGGCCACCAAATGGGCCCATGCCGGTATTATGACCAACCAGGGCCAGATCTGCTGCGGTGTGTCGCGAGTGCTGGTTCACGAGTCCATCTACGACCAGTTTGTCGACAAGTACGTCGAGGTGGTCAAGCAGCGGTCTCGAGTCGGAGACATGTTCCAGGACAAGATTCTCCAAGGCCCCCAGGTCTCCAAGGtccagcaggagaaggtgCTTGGCTACATTgagaagggcaaggaggagggcgCCAAGCTGGTCTACTCTGGCGCTGTGGCTGCCGAGGCGCTCGAAAAGGGCTACTTTGTGCCCCCCACTGTGTTTGCTGACGTCAGAGACGACATGGTGATTTCTCGAGAGGAGATTTTCGGACCTGTGGTTGCCATCGCCAAGTTCTCCGACGTGGAAGACGCCATCAACCGAGCCAACGACTCCGAGTACGGTTTGGCCGCGTCCGTCTACACCAAGGACCTGACCGAGGCCCACCGAATCTCCCGACGGCTCGAAAGTGGCCAGGTGTTCATCAACATGGCCCATATGGGCGACTACCGAATGCCTTTTGGAGGATACAAACAGAGTGGAATTGGACGAGAGTTGGGCGAGTATGGTCTCGATACTTATACTCAGTGCAAGGCGGTGCATATTAACATGGGTATGAAGTTGTAGACGATGAGCGAACGAATCGTCTTTCAAACAACAGAACCAAGTGAAGAAACAACAGAACCAAGTGAAGTAAACAACAGAAACAAGTGATGAAACAACAGAAAGAAGTCAAGTAAACAACTACAATTGGTTCAGTTTGGGAATTCGTGAAAATTGAACTGATGTTATTGAATGTATTTTGTATTGTGGAATAGTAGCCGGAGAGTTGTCGAAGTCATCAATTACGCCGACCCCAGGCTTACAAATAGTGCTATACCTGGTTAATACCACTACGGTCCAATTACTTAGACTTTAGTTGAAGAAACAGTCTGCTGGGGGTCTCCATTTCCTGATACAGAGGAGATAGAAAGACGATTGACTGACCAAAATGTGCAGTACTAGAAGGTAGGAATAAATGGTTCTAATTGAGCAGTTTGTATATCGATATGTTCAGATATCAGCGTTTTTGTTTGAAGTCGGAAGATGAAATTACTTAGCTTTAGTTGGTGCAATCTGGAGGAGGtaggaaaaaaacaaaacccAAATCTTCTGTCCTCAGATAGAGTGAAAAACACCACTAATGGCACTTATTAATCACCCTTACTAATTACCCTGACTTCACCCTTACTAATCACCCTTACTAATCACCCTTACTAATCACCCTTATTAATCACCCTTACTAATCAAACTTGCTCATATCGCTTCTAACATTGCATTGTATCGTATCGTGTGTCCAATTCAACTGTCTTGCTCAATcccatctacaagtagtcatTCCGACCAGAATGAACGGGTTAACTGCTGACTAACTGCTGACTAACTGCTGACTCCGATTTTGTTTTGTTGGATCGACTGTCATCTCCTTGACTGTCTACAGATGTCCACCATCCCTGACCAGTGGTGGTGAAAGGCATTCAACATTCTCCTATTTGATATGATTACTTCCTGCCAAAGATATGAGTAGTTTGCAACTTGTTTAGAAAAGATTTTGATATCCAGAAACAGTTCCCTAGAATCCAACAGAAAGGGGAGTCCAGGGTCTAGAAACACCGTTGTGATGACCTACAACTATTGAAAAGTTTTGTTGCTACGAATCAACGGTGCAGGGTCCCCGGGAAGAACCCAGAGCGTCCGAGTCGTTCAAATCATCCGATCTTTGCTCAGACAGAGTCATTATCGACTCGGAACTGGGATCTGCTGAACAGGAGGAGTCTAGAGAGGAGTCTGACCCTGTCTTATCATGTGTTTTGACATGTCCTTAGAACCCATCTCTTGGAGCAATATCAACTGGACCGAATGAAGCGGAATTATCTCATACAATCCCTACCCGACAAACTACTGCACTggtagtacatactgtagttgcaCTGGATGGAATGACTGTGGTTTTCCTTCTGAAATACGAGCACAGTGTACTCCACCGCCACCGCTAATCACTCTATCGAATTATCTATGTTAGTATATGTCTCTATGAGTCCTGTATCGTGTAAAGTGACACAGTCAATCTTCAATCGTCCAGCATCGTGTCAATCTGCACATCAGCGCTACTGGGTCAACTTGCTCAACTTGTCCATGTCCGGATTTCTCAACAAAACATGAAAATGCTCCACCAAAGGAATGCTCTGAAGAGCAGCCCAGTTCTTGAACCATAAGACAGAGTCGCCCGTCATTCCCAGACCCCGCACAAACGTGTCGTGCACAAACCGCTCCAGCTTGTCACGAGACtcggtggtgatgtcgCCGTTGTCGCCCTCCTTGGGGATCTTGGCTCGTGACCACACCACCACGTGGACCAGACCCTTCTCCATGGCGTAGGGAAAGTCGTTCAACAGAATCCGCACGTCACGTGGGTCGCCAAACAGCTCATCGCTGTACGCCACGGGCCGCTTCTCCAGGCTCGAAGTCCACCCCAACTTGTCCACCAAAATGTACTCCATGACTCCTCCCGAGTACTTGGACTCGATATCGCGCTTCCACAGAATGTAGTCGGCCAATTGCGACGCCGACCGCGACAACCGGTGCAGCTCATTGTGTCTGATCACGTGCTGAAGATCGGCCCACGACTGCCAGTGGGTCTGGGCTTCGGGAATGGCCAGAATATCCTTGTCGCGTTGAGACACAGAGGGCGACGCCAGCAGGTCCTGGATCACAGAAACGGTCATTTTGCGCCAGTGTAGAGACCCGGAAGCAAAGAGGGTGCGCACCGCTGGGGTATTTATCCTCCTACAGATAGGTAACATTGGTGACGTAGTGTTGTATTCGATAACGTTTGCATttggagaaaaaaaatgagctaaaaaaaattaattaaattaaaaattaaaaaaaaaaaaaaaaaaaaaaaaaaccgacTTTATCGCTAAGGCATACGCCGGCAAAACATGATCAGTTCTGACAACAATCATCACATCTCTTTGATATTCCTCTGCTTTCACCGGGTCTAGACAACTCCGATTATTAATTCAAGGGGGAAAAATATTAAAAATGGGTATAAAAAGATGCGAATTCTGTGGATCGAACACAGGACCTCCAGATGACGAATTTGGACTGAAGAATGACTTCAGTCTGGCGCTCTCCCAACTGAGCTAAATCCGCAAACTTTAATTTATCAGGAATCAACCTCGGGATTACTTAGCATTTTGCTTAGGTCAGCCAttgattatgtaatcaaAACATTACATGTCTGTTGAATCACATGACACGCATTGAGTCTGTTTACAGTAATCTCTTTTGGGGTATTTTTGGACTTTTTGGAGGATGTTTACCTGTTTCCAAATATAGAATTTTAAACTTTGGCGGGGGACATTGAAACAATGGATTGTTTTCAGGGGGCCAGTGGGGAGCATAATATCACGGGATTGACGAGAAATGAAGGCAAGCCAGTAAGGGGGATCGATTTTTCGGGGACATATTGCCCGGATTTCGGCTTTAACGGCTCGATTTCGGCTTCCCTAACCCTCTGTTGTTGAGTCCAATCTCCCGATAAAGTTGTATCCGTTAGCATACACATGGCACTCCTATCTTGACTTGTCCACATCAACACCACGCCATGAAAAACGTCATTTACTTTTGCAAGTGAGTATTGCACCGACTGAGGCTTGTTAATGgggctggaggaggtgaagggAAGAAACGCGGTCCGAATTGGTGGCAAAATGGGGGTTTGGGGCAGATGTGGGGGCTATGGGGGTGTTGCGATAATAGGAGATTTAGAGTGGTTGAGATGGCTCTGGGGTGGTTCAGAAACAGTCTAGAAACAGTCTAGGAACGGTTTTGGGTCAGTATAGCAGCTATTATGGACTTTTTTCGAGTCAATTGGTCCAGTGGATTGATTCTATGTTGCACCAGGACAGTTCGAGTGCTACTGGATTTTACAGTGGTCTAACGACGATTGTGGACCGTTGGGGTAACGACAATTGTGGATCATTGGGGTAATGACAATTGTGGACCATTGGGGCTTTTAATGAATGGGTAACTGGGATCATGTGACTTGAGAGGTGATTGTGATATGGATGAGAGTGGCAGCGAGACAGACAATGTAAGATTGAGCAAGATATGCCCTTACGATCTTTCCTGATTTTGTTGTTTGACAAGAATTGTCTTGGTGAAGATCAAAGTGATGAACTTGTTACGCCACCAAATGTTTTGCCTGTTGTTTCCCATAGTTT from Yarrowia lipolytica chromosome 1F, complete sequence carries:
- a CDS encoding uncharacterized protein (Compare to YALI0F04444g, similar to uniprot|P40047 Saccharomyces cerevisiae YER073w ALD5 aldehyde dehydrogenase (NAD+) mitochondrial, similar to Saccharomyces cerevisiae ALD6 (YPL061W); ancestral locus Anc_8.525), with protein sequence MPYIRCLGDCIGPINQLLNMSISISLPNGNKYEQPTGIFINNEWSEASDKGTIPVYNPSTGDEVVQVAAATAEDVDRAVVAARKAFQSWRDVPGEERAKLLDNFINLVSKNLDTVAAIEALDSGKPLQLNARGDIAGGLAVYKYYAGWADKVFGKTIVNTTKKLAYTLHEPHGVCGQIIPWNYPFLMAAWKIAPAIAAGNVVVMKLAENTPLSMLYLCNLFKEAGFPPGVINIFTGHGAKAGSRLAEHPDVDKIAFTGSTATGRIIMKLAATNLKAITLECGGKSPMIVLGDADLDQATKWAHAGIMTNQGQICCGVSRVLVHESIYDQFVDKYVEVVKQRSRVGDMFQDKILQGPQVSKVQQEKVLGYIEKGKEEGAKLVYSGAVAAEALEKGYFVPPTVFADVRDDMVISREEIFGPVVAIAKFSDVEDAINRANDSEYGLAASVYTKDLTEAHRISRRLESGQVFINMAHMGDYRMPFGGYKQSGIGRELGEYGLDTYTQCKAVHINMGMKL
- a CDS encoding uncharacterized protein (Compare to YALI0F04466g, some similarities with ca|CA2856|IPF7062 Candida albicans, similar to Saccharomyces cerevisiae YPL067C; ancestral locus Anc_8.533), which codes for MLPICRRINTPAVRTLFASGSLHWRKMTVSVIQDLLASPSVSQRDKDILAIPEAQTHWQSWADLQHVIRHNELHRLSRSASQLADYILWKRDIESKYSGGVMEYILVDKLGWTSSLEKRPVAYSDELFGDPRDVRILLNDFPYAMEKGLVHVVVWSRAKIPKEGDNGDITTESRDKLERFVHDTFVRGLGMTGDSVLWFKNWAALQSIPLVEHFHVLLRNPDMDKLSKLTQ